In Zingiber officinale cultivar Zhangliang chromosome 8B, Zo_v1.1, whole genome shotgun sequence, a single genomic region encodes these proteins:
- the LOC122013851 gene encoding beta-glucosidase 26-like produces MDFPPSLFCFSSFIVFFLLLIFEPSKASNASHSLSREAFPEGFVFGTAASAYQVEGMALKGGRGPSIWDAFIRIPNTIAGNATADVTVDEYHHYKEDVDIMKDFNFDAYRFSISWSRIFPNGTGKVNWEGVDYYDRLIDYLIQQGITPYANLYHYDLPLALNEEYLGWLSPKIVDAFADYADFCFERFGDRVKNWFTFNEPRCIAALGYDDGLHAPGRCTGCEAGGNSTIEPYIAAHNLILSHAAAVKRYREKYQKEQKGMIGILLDFVWYEPYTYSVQDKAAAQRARDFHIGWFLHPLTFGHYPESMQAIVKERLPKFTEEQAKMVKGSYDYVGVNQYTSYYMKDAGVVDPKPVSYQADWHVDFKYDRDGVPIGPLANSYWLYIVPWGLYKAVTYVKDTYRNPVIILAENGMDQPGNATLPEVLQDTTRVNYFKSYITNLKRAMDDGATVIGYFAWSLLDNFEWRLGYTARFGIVYVDFKNEKRFPKNSAYWFKKILQRKSN; encoded by the exons ATGGATTTCCCCCCATCACTCTTTTGCTTCTCTTCCTTCATCGTCTTCTTCCTTTTACTCATTTTCGAGCCAAGTAAGGCCTCCAATGCCAGCCATAGTCTCAGCCGCGAAGCCTTCCCAGAGGGATTCGTGTTTGGGACAGCGGCATCTGCTTACCAAGTGGAAGGGATGGCGCTCAAAGGAGGAAGAGGACCCAGCATTTGGGATGCATTCATTAGAATCCCAA ATACAATCGCTGGCAACGCTACTGCTGATGTTACAGTTGATGAGTACCATCATTATAAG GAAGATGTTGATATCATGAAAGATTTCAATTTTGATGCGTATCGATTCTCAATTTCTTGGAGTAGAATATTTCCAA ATGGAACGGGTAAAGTCAATTGGGAAGGTGTAGATTATTACGATAGGCTAATTGATTATTTGATACAACAAG GCATTACTCCATATGCAAATCTTTATCACTACGATCTTCCTTTGGCTCTTAATGAGGAGTACTTGGGTTGGTTAAGCCCGAAGATAGT GGATGCATTTGCGGactatgctgatttttgttttgaGAGATTTGGTGATAGAGTCAAGAATTGGTTCACCTTTAACGAGCCTAGGTGTATAGCGGCTCTTGGGTATGATGATGGTCTTCATGCCCCAGGGAGATGTACTGGTTGTGAAGCCGGGGGAAACTCTACCATTGAGCCTTATATTGCGGCACATAATCTTATCCTATCTCATGCAGCTGCAGTGAAAAGATATCGTGAAAAATATCAA AAAGAACAAAAAGGCATGATTGGAATCCTTTTGGATTTTGTATGGTATGAACCTTATACTTACTCAGTGCAAGACAAAGCCGCAGCTCAAAGAGCTAGGGATTTCCACATTGGATG GTTCCTTCATCCTCTAACATTTGGGCACTATCCGGAATCAATGCAAGCTATTGTTAAAGAAAGACTCCCTAAATTCACTGAAGAACAAGCGAAAATGGTGAAAGGTTCATACGATTATGTGGGGGTCAATCAATATACATCTTACTATATGAAGGATGCCGGAGTGGTTGATCCGAAACCTGTTAGTTATCAAGCTGACTGGCATGTCGACTTCAAGT ATGACCGAGATGGTGTGCCTATTGGTCCTctg GCTAATTCGTATTGGCTGTATATAGTTCCATGGGGACTCTACAAAGCCGTGACTTATGTGAAGGACACTTATCGCAATCCCGTCATCATTTTAGCCGAGAATG GAATGGATCAACCAGGAAATGCCACTCTTCCAGAAGTCTTGCAAGATACAACGAGAGTTAACTACTTCAAGAGCTACATTACTAACTTAAAGAGGGCTATGGATGACGGCGCTACGGTGATAGGATATTTTGCATGGTCTCTTCTTGACAACTTTGAATGGAGGTTGGGCTACACAGCGAGATTTGGTATAGTATACGTAGATTTCAAGAATGAGAAGCGGTTCCCCAAGAATTCAGCTTATTGGttcaaaaaaattctacaaagGAAGTCAAATTGA
- the LOC122016241 gene encoding uncharacterized zinc finger CCHC domain-containing protein At4g19190-like, with translation MDEDITGGGSGRLGKKPSESGIEVDYKTKSGTAWSHSYLNQKPWHPLSYPNQRRKWIAEQTNANRASRAEEVAREFAQEQEFFRQTALFSQKEKEKVEMMKAVSFMYVRPPGYNPESAKAAEIADEQKRLGQTNTEQNPTEGDSSTIPDTKAKAVREKKPRPKDVFGRSLPTEEEFEVLKNAPRLETGVPVRIKPFAVEVRNVRCVRCGTFGHQSGDRECPLKDVIMPNEESRLKRDDPLTAIMAQTDSSEPMKWELKQKPGMSPPRGGFRPDDPNQQIVAEDIFDEYGGFLGEGIPSLLSNISAGKSIKHPKHKSKEKKRTSGTHNRSKNWHDDGPPLSSDFEVKKESRRGSKSRIADQLSDSSSSSDSEARRDSRRPPPTSKKKKHQVQGSATGSEGGRESRRQHSDRKHKKQHRHLASLSSDTESDSQKRQKSTSKHKKRHRANSSTSDSYDSDHHHRHCHRNHRHHHRRRKDDMEYQSD, from the exons ATGGACGAGGACATTACGGGCGGTGGCAGTGGGAGGTTGGGGAAGAAGCCATCGGAGAGCGGGATAGAGGTGGACTACAAGACGAAGTCGGGCACGGCATGGAGCCACTCTTACCTCAACCAGAAGCCGTGGCACCCCCTCTCCTACCCCAACCAGCGACGCAAATGGATCGCCGAGCAGACCAACGCCAACCGAGCTAGCCGCGCCGAGGAGGTTGCCCGGGAG TTTGCTCAGGAGCAAGAGTTCTTCCGGCAAACAGCCCTCTTTTcccagaaagaaaaggaaaag GTGGAGATGATGAAAGCTGTGAGTTTTATGTATGTAAGACCACCTGGTTATAACCCTGAAAGTGCCAAAGCTGCAGAAATTGCAGACGAGCAGAAGAGGTTGGGTCAAACTAACACAGAGCAGAATCCTACAGAAGGAGACAGCTCAACAAT ACCTGATACAAAAGCTAAGGCAGTTCGAGAAAAGAAGCCAAGACCAAAAGATGTATTTGGTCGATCTTTACCGACGGAAGAAGAATTTGAAGTGTTGAAAAATGCCCCTAG GCTGGAGACTGGTGTGCCGGTGAGAATAAAACCATTTGCCGTTGAAGTTCGAAATGTAAGATGTGTAAGATGTGGAACTTTTGGCCACCAAAGTGGAGATCGTGAATGCCCCTTGAAAGATGTCATAATGCCCAATGAAGAGAGTCGATTAAAGAGGGATGATCCTCTTACAGCTATAATGGCACAGACAGATTCTAGTGAG CCTATGAAGTGGGAACTGAAGCAGAAACCTGGCATGAGCCCCCCAAGGGGTGGCTTCAGACCAGATGACCCTAATCAGCAGATAGTAGCAGAGGACATATTCGATGAGTACGGAG gATTTTTGGGCGAAGGCATCCCCTCACTTCTTTCCAACATCTCTGCTGGAAAATCTATAAAGCATCCCAAGCATAAAAGTAAAGAGAAGAAACGAACATCGGGAACTCATAATAGAAGCAAGAACTGGCACGATGATGGCCCGCCATTATCATCGGATTTTGAAGTTAAGAAGGAAAGCAGGAGAGGCTCCAAGAGCAGGATTGCTGACCAACTTTCAGATTCTTCCTCATCTTCAGACTCTGAAGCACGTAGGGATAGCAGGCGGCCACCACCGACAAGCAAAAAAAAGAAACATCAAGTGCAAGGTTCAGCAACTGGTTCAGAAGGCGGTAGGGAAAGCAGGAGGCAACATTCAGACAGAAAGCACAAGAAGCAGCATCGCCATCTAGCTTCGTTGTCATCTGACACTGAATCTGATAGCCAAAAGAGGCAGAAATCAACATCCAAGCATAAGAAGAGACACCGTGCAAACTCAAGTACATCGGACAGTTATGATTCTGATCACCATCATCGTCATTGTCACAGGAACCACAGACATCATCATCGTCGCCGAAAAGATGATATGGAATACCAATCAGACTGA